The DNA window TCCTTCTTATCTGGGAGCAAGGTGTGGAGGATCGGACCGGATATGCACGACGGAGGATCGGAGCGGAGGATCGGAGCGGAGACTAAAGTCGGGGCCCCGAGATAGATGACAGGCAGGGATCTACAGGGGCCTAGCCTAACCTGCATAAGCATAAGCAGTCAGCTTCAACAAAACCCTACCATTACTGAAATTTACCCAGAGGAATTTCTTACGTAGAAAGAAATGCTTCGACTTTTGACTTTTCGCAACACCGATTACTAGGCGTCAATCTTACTTACAGGCTTTCCCTTTCAGCCTAAACCATTCTTTTGATCCATGTCGGATCAGACCCAGCAAGTCCGTCCCATGGAGTGGGGTCCGGGTAAGACACCCCAAGGGAGAGCTCGTCTACCATCGAGTAGGCCACGGGAGAAGGCACAGTTATCGTGCAATCTATGCAGAAGGAGAAAGTCTGTATTACTCTACCCACGAGATCCCCACGTGTTGACATGATACCCCAACAGGCTTCGATGCGACCGTCAAAGGCCCTGTAGTAGCTGTGCACAGCGGGAACTTGGTCTGTCGTGTTCCTATGCGTCAGATAGAGTTTCGAGTAACCATGCGGCACATCAGACCCGTACCACCACCCAAGATCGCATCCGTCATCTCGAGAGCTTGGTATATGATTTGATGCAGAATTCATCCACCAATGTTCAAGACCAAGTCCAAGTCGAAGCAACCCCGTCTCCACTTGAACAAGCCCACGCCCCAACTCCAGCTGCAGTTCCAGCTCCATCTGCAAATGAAGAGCCCGCCAGCGCTGCTGTCTCGCCGGCTGATTATGGAACTATGCAGACAACAGGTGGCGGAGCCAATTACGTAGGTAGTGCACATTGGGCTGCTGTCCTTGATGGTATTGCTGAGCTCAAAGACCACCTTGACAACGAAGAGTCACGTCATTCTGAGGATCTCGATTCTCCATATCCTACCATCACTGGCCCTCAGCTATTGTACGGATGCCCCAAGCCGGCTGACAAAGATGAGATTTTGTCGTCGATCCCTACTCGTTCTGTCGTCGACAGGTTGGTGTCCCGCTACTTTAATTCTTTTGAGATGTCTCCAGGTTAGTGTACCCGAGATCTCTATTTTCTATCAACGACGGGCTTACACCATACAACAACAGCTGTGTTGCACAGCGTCCAGTTTCTGAAGGAGGTATGTTATGCACCAATGAGACCAGGCACGGCTAATATCGTCCATCAGTATGAATCGTTTTGGGAAAATCCACAAGACACTTCACCCATTTGGTTGGGTCTGTTATTCACCATCATGTGTCTAGCCACGCAATTTGAAAAGTCTCGTCTCGACCCTGGTGTCCAATCACCAGCAGTTCTCTCTATGGAGCGAGAGCTGCAAGAAATGGTGGATACCTTCAGACTGAGAATTCCGCAATGCCTCGTACTTGGAAGTTACGCCAAGGGAGGGCCCTTCGTTCTGGAGACGCTTATGCTGTATATTGCAGCAGAGATCTTCCTTAGCAGCGATGCAGAGATAGAAATCTGGATCTTGATGGGTAATACGGTCCAACTTGCCTTGCACATGGGTTATCACCGGGACCCCAAGCACTTCAAGGGCTTATCGCCTTTTGCAGCGGAAATGCGCAGAAGGATTTGGGCTACAGTCGTCGAGATGGATCTTGGATTGTCAGCTCAGATGGGTCTACCGCGTATGATCAAACACTGGCAGACTGATACTCAAGAGCCATCGAATCTTCAAGATAGCGACTTTGACAGTGCTACAGTCGAGATGCCGCCGTCAAGGCTCAATACAGATCTCACGCCTATCCTGTACCGCCTCGTCAAGGCAAGGTTGATGACAACTATTGG is part of the Fusarium poae strain DAOMC 252244 chromosome 4, whole genome shotgun sequence genome and encodes:
- the FSA6 gene encoding Fusarisetin A cluster transcription factor fsa6: MSDQTQQVRPMEWGPGKTPQGRARLPSSRPREKAQLSCNLCRRRKLRCDRQRPCSSCAQRELGLSCSYASDRVSSNHAAHQTRTTTQDRIRHLESLVYDLMQNSSTNVQDQVQVEATPSPLEQAHAPTPAAVPAPSANEEPASAAVSPADYGTMQTTGGGANYVGSAHWAAVLDGIAELKDHLDNEESRHSEDLDSPYPTITGPQLLYGCPKPADKDEILSSIPTRSVVDRLVSRYFNSFEMSPAVLHSVQFLKEYESFWENPQDTSPIWLGLLFTIMCLATQFEKSRLDPGVQSPAVLSMERELQEMVDTFRLRIPQCLVLGSYAKGGPFVLETLMLYIAAEIFLSSDAEIEIWILMGNTVQLALHMGYHRDPKHFKGLSPFAAEMRRRIWATVVEMDLGLSAQMGLPRMIKHWQTDTQEPSNLQDSDFDSATVEMPPSRLNTDLTPILYRLVKARLMTTIGYIWDFSADVRPYAYTEVQKMDDKLDQARKSIPECLRWHSMARNITDSPQQIMQKVILETVFYRAKIVLHRKYMFLPLAQSTNSRRIVLESALKLLDYQHMLQEETQPFCQLYHERWRVSSLVNHDFLLATSILCYYLQHARGLTPQFSESTTPFDETIMASLKRSYDIWLQSSTSSKEARKVVRALAVVLGRVNTPSVDSGGEGGPVFGLPWAYPSSTTNDDSKDITPGGLVSQFPMLNSALMANWATFADDLISAPMITPTAEWQQMNETVDAMGSLNWPWNLQ